In Streptomyces rapamycinicus NRRL 5491, the genomic stretch CTCGGGCAGTCAGCGGCTCTACAGCTTCCGGGACGTGGTCGTCCTCAAGATCGTGAAGCGGCTGCTGGATACCGGTGTGTCGCTCCAGAACATCCGGGCGGCGGTGGTGCACCTCCGTGCCCGGGAGCTCGACGACCTGGCCCAGATGACGCTCATGAGCGACGGCGCGACCGTCTACGAGTGCACCTCGCCCGATGAGGTCGTGGACCTCCTCCAGGGCGGCCAGGGCGTCTTCGGGATCGCCGTGGGCGTCGTCTGGCGGGATGTGGAGAGCGCGCTGTCCCAGCTGCACGGCGAGCGGGTGGACACCGGCGAGACGCTGGTCCGGCACAACCCGGCCGACGAGCTCGCGGCGCGCCGCAACCGGGCGGGTTAGCGCCGGCCCTTCCGCTGGGCGCCCGGGTGATGAACCGAGTGGCGCCCCGGGCCCGCCTCCGGCCGTTGTGCCGCCCCATTGTCAGTGGTGTGCGGCTGTCAGTGGTGTGCGGCAGCATCGGAGGTGTGAGGGGTGCGCCGACGATTCTCCATCTGGACATGGACGCCTTCTACGCCTCGGCGGAGCAGGCGGCCAAGCCCAGCCTGCGCGGGAAGCCGGTGATCGTAGGGGGCCTGGGGCCGCGTGGCGTGGTGGCCACGGCCTCCTACGAGGCCCGGGTGTTCGGCGTGCACTCCGCCATGGCGATGGCCCAGGCCCGCCGCCTGTGTCCGAACGCGGCGTTCCTCATCCCCCGGTTCGCCCTCTACCGCAAGGTGAGCGACGCCGTCATGACCCTGCTGCACACGCTGTCGCCCCTGGTGGAGCCGCTGAGCCTGGACGAGGCGTTCGTCGATCTGGAGGCGGGCGGCACCGAGCCCACCGTCGAGGCGGCGCGCGCCGTGGCGGAGCGGCTGCGAGCCGACATCAAGGCGGCCACCGGGCTGACCGGATCGGTGGGGCTCGCCGGATCCAAGATGCTCGCCAAGATCGGTTCGGAGCAGGCCAAGCCGGATGGTCTGGTGGTCATCGAGCCCGGGACGGAGCGCGATCTGCTCGGCCCGATGTCGGTGCGGACGCTCCCGGGCGTCGGCCCCGCCACGGCGGAGACGTTGCGCCGGGCCGGGATCCACACCGTGGCCGAGACGCGGGAGGCGGGCGAGGCGGAGCTGGTGCGGCTGCTGGGCCGGGCCCATGGCGCGTCGCTGTTCCTGATGGCCGAGGGCCGGGACGAGCGGCCCGTCGTCGCCGAGCGGGACGCCAAGTCCATTTCGGTCGAGGACACCTTCGACGTCGACCTCACCGACCGCACCCGGGTGCAGCTGGAGATCGCGCGGCTCGCCGACCGCTGTGTGCGGCGGCTGCGCGAGGCGGGCCGCTCGGGGCGGACGGTCGTGATCAAGGTGCGGCGGTACGACTTCTCCACGCTCACCCGTTCGGAGACCCTGCGCGGGCCGACCGACGACCCGGCAGTGGTGCGGGAGGCCGCGGCGCGCCTGATCGACGGGGTGGACACCACGGCGGGTGTGCGGCTGCTGGGGGTCGGCGTCAGCGGTCTGGCGGACTACACGCAGGAGGATCTCTTCGCCCAGGCCGCCCAGGCCGCCCAGGCCGCCCAGGCCGCTCAGGCCGCACAAGCGGCTCAGGCCGCTCAGACCGCTCAGGCCGCTCACGAGGCCGTGGGGGACGCCGGGCGCCCGCCGGGGCCCGAGAGACCGGTGTCCGTGGGAGAGGTCGTGGGAGAGGCCTCTGAGGACGCTGAGAAGCCGCGGCGCTGGCTCCCGGGCTCCGATGTACGGCACGCCGAGTACGGGGCGGGCTGGGTGCAGGGGAGCGGGGTGGGCCGGGTGACCGTGCGCTTCGAGGAGCCTTGGTCGCCACCCGGTCGAGTACGGACGTTCCCCGTCGGCGATCCGGCGCTGCAGCCTGCCGACCCGCTGCCGCTGCTGCGCCCGGACGCGGACGCGGATGAGGATCCGGAAGAGGCCGAGGGCCGGGACGGGCGGGCCCCAGCGCCTGGTGGCGGGGCCGAGCCCGGCCCGGGCCCGGGTCAGCCCGTGACGTCCAGGCCGTAGTGGTGGTAGAGCTGAAGCTCCTGCTCGGGGGAGAGGTGGCGGCCCACCCCGAAGTCCGGGGCGTCCTTGATCAGGGACCGGTCGTACGGCACCCGCAGGGTGTCGCCGACGACCTCGCTCGGTTCGAGCGGCACGAAGACGTCCCGGCTGAACAGCCCGGTGCGTACCGCCGCCCATTCGGGCTCGCCGGTCGCGTCGTCGAGATAGACCTCGTCCACGGTGCCGATCTTGGCGCCCTCGCGGTCGAATGCCTTGCGGCCGATCAGGGTCCGCGGGTCGATATCGGTCTGCACGCTCTCTCCCACAGGTGGCAAACAGATGACAAGCAAGTGGCAAGTGCCCATTGCTACCTACAAAAAGCCACATCGCCGCACTCGGCCACTCGAACGCCCGCGACCGTCCCCCGCGGCAGAACCGCTGGTACGCTGACTGTGGCTGCAGACCCCGTGCGGGAGAGTCCTCCGCCGACGCTGTCGGAGGCGCCGAAGGAGCAAACCCTCCCCGGAATCTCTCAGGCACACGTACCGTGCGGGTGAGGTCACTCTGGAAAGCAGGGTGGGCCACGGGCGAGCACAGCTCCGGAACCCCTCCTCACCGACGGTGAAAACCGGTCAGGCGGTATGCGGGCCGGTGAAGCTCTCAGGTTGAGATGACAGAGGGGGAGGCCGTCCGGGCACCCGAGCCGCGGTGCCCCTCGTAGGTCGTCACAGACCAGGAGGCCCCCGCAGATGACCGCCAATCGCATCGCACTCTCCGACTTGGAATCCGGTACTCCGTTTGAGCGGCGCCATATCGGCCCGGATGGCGAGGCGCAGGCCAAGATGCTCGCCCAGGTCGGCTTCGGCTCGCTGGACGAGCTCACCGAGGCCGCCGTACCGGATGTCATCAAGAGCACCGAGGCGCTGGACGCCCTGCCGCCGGCCCGCAGTGAGCCGGAGGTGCTCGCCGAACTGCGCGCGCTCGCCGACCGCAACCAGGTGCTGCCGTCGATGATCGGCCTCGGCTACTACGGCACCCACACCCCGCCGGTGATCCTGCGCAATGTGCTGGAGAGCCCCGCCTGGTACACCGCGTACACGCCCTACCAGCCGGAGATCTCCCAGGGCCGGCTCGAGGCGCTGCTGAACTTCCAGACCGTCGTCGCCGATCTGACCGGGCTGCCCACGGCCGGTTCCTCGCTGCTGGACGAGGCCACCGCGGCCGCCGAGGCGATGGCGCTGTCGCGGCGCGTCGGCAAGGTCAAGGAGGGCGTCTTCCTGATCGACGCCGAGGTGCTGCCGCAGACCATCGCGGTCATACGGACCCGCGCCGAGCCGACCGGTGTCGAGGTCGTCGTCGCCGACCTGGCCGGGGGCATCCCGGACGGGATCGCCGAGCGCGGGGTCTTCGGCGTGCTGCTGCAGTACCCGGGCGCCTCCGGTGCGGTGCGCGATCCGCGCCCGGTCATCGAGCGCGCCCATGAGCTGGGCGCCGTCGTCACCGTCGCCGCCGACCTCCTCGCGCTCACCCTGCTCACCTCGCCCGGCGAACTGGGCGCGGACATCGCGGTGGGCAGCAGCCAGCGGTTCGGCGTCCCGATGGGCTTCGGCGGGCCGCACGCCGGTTTCATGGCGGTGCGCGACGCCTACGCCCGCAACCTGCCCGGCCGTCTGGTCGGGGTCTCGGTGGACGCCGACGGCGACAAGGCATACCGGCTGGCGCTGCAGACCCGTGAGCAGCACATCCGCCGGGAGAAGGCCACCAGCAACATCTGCACCGCTCAGGTGCTGCTGGCCGTGATGGCCGGGATGTACGCCGTCTACCACGGCCCGGACGGGCTCGCGGCGATCGCCCGCCGCACCCACCGCTACGCCTCCGTGCTCGCCGAAGGGCTGCGGGCCGGCGGTGTCGAGGTGGTGTACGGCGCGTTCTTCGACACCCTCACCGCGCGGGTGCCGGGCCGGGCCGCCGAGGTCGTCGCCGCAGCCCGCGAGGCCGGGGTCAACCTCCGGCTGACCGACGCCGACCACGTCGGCATCGCCTGCGACGAGACCACCGGCCGCGCGCAGCTCGCCGCCGTATGGTCCGCCTTCGGGGTGGACGGCGGCAACGGCGACGCCTCCGGGATCCCCGGGATCGAGGAGCTTGACGTCTCGGCGCCGGACGCGCTGCCCGCGGCCCTGCTGCGCCAGGACGGCTATCTGACCCACCCGGTCTTCTACCAGCACCGCTCCGAGACCGCGATGCTGCGCTATCTGCGGCGCCTGGCCGACCGGGACTACGCCCTGGACCGGGGCATGATCCCGCTCGGCTCCTGCACCATGAAGCTCAACGCGACCACCGAGATGGAGCCGGTCACCTGGCCGGAGTTCGGCGCGCTGCACCCCTTCGCACCGGCCGAGCAGGCCCAGGGCTATCTGACCCTGATCCGTGAGCTGGAGGAGCGGCTGGCCGAGGTCACCGGCTACGACAAGGTCTCGCTGCAGCCGAACGCCGGGTCCCAGGGCGAGCTCGCCGGGCTGCTGGCGGTGCGCGCCTACCACCGGGCCAACGGGGACACCCAGCGCACCGTCTGTCTGATCCCGTCCTCCGCGCACGGCACCAACGCCGCCAGCGCCGTGATGGCCGGTATGAAGGTCGTCGTGGTCAAGACCGGCCAGGACGGCGAGGTGGACACCGACGACCTGCGCGCCAAGATCGAGCAGTACGGCGACCAGCTGGCCGTCCTGATGGTCACCTACCCCTCCACCCACGGGGTGTTCGAGGAGCACATCACCGAGATCTGCGCGACCGTGCACGACGCGGGCGGCCAGGTCTACGTGGACGGCGCCAACCTCAACGCGCTGGTCGGGCTCGCCGAGCCGGGCCGGTTCGGTGGCGATGTCTCGCATCTGAACCTGCACAAGACCTTCTGCATCCCGCACGGCGGCGGCGGCCCCGGCGTCGGCCCGATCGCGGTGCGCGAGCATCTGGCGCCCCACCTCCCCAACCATCCGCTGCAGCCCGCCGCCGGTCCGGCCACCGGCGTCGGCCCGGTCTCGGCCGCGCCGTGGGGCTCCGCGGGGATCCTGCCGATCTCGTGGGCGTACATCCGGCTGATGGGTGCCGAGGGGCTGCGCCGCGCGACCCAGGTCGCGGTGCTCGGCGCCAACTACGTCGCCAAGCGCCTCGAGCCGCACTACCCGGTGCTCTACACCGGCCCCGGCGGTCTGGTGGCGCATGAGTGCATCGTGGATCTGCGTCCGCTGACGAAGGCCACCGGTGTGACCGTGGACGATGTGGCCAAGCGCCTGATCGACTACGGCTTCCACGCGCCGACGATGTCGTTCCCGGTCGCCGGGACGCTGATGATCGAGCCGACCGAGAGCGAGGACCTGGCGGAGCTGGACCGGTTCTGCCAGGCGATGATCGCCATCCGGGCCGAGATCGAGAAGGTCGGCTCCGGCGAGTGGACCAAGGAGGACAATCCGCTGCGGAACGCCCCGCATACGGCGGCGTCGCTGACCGCGGAGTGGGACCACCCGTACTCCCGGGAGGAGGCGGTCTTCCCGGCCGGGGTCTCGGCGGCCGACAAGTACTGGCCGCCGGTGCGGCGGATCGACGGGGCCTACGGGGACCGTAACCTCGTCTGCTCGTGCCCGCCGCTGGAGTCCTACGAGGGCTGAGGGGTCTGACCCCTGCGATGCGTCAGTGGGGCCGGTTCGGCGAACGCGCCGGGCCGGCCCCTGATATGTACGTGCCGTCGACGGCGGAGGTCAGGCCGCGGTGACGACGTGCTCGGAACCCAGCGGTCGGCATGGTGCGATCACGCGCCCGTCCGGCAGCAGCTCACCGGTGTCCTCGAAGAGCAGGACGCCGTTGCACAGCAGGCTCCATCCCTGCTCCGGGTGGTGCGCCACGAGATGGGCGGCCTCCCGGTCGGCTGAGTCGGCTGACGGGCAGGGTGGTTGATGCTGGCACATGACAGGGTTCTTTCGCTGCGGAGTGGTGAAGGTCCTGCGGCTCGCTGCGGCGTTCATGGCCGCCCCCCGTAATTGAGTCGGTCGATTGCTCCAGT encodes the following:
- a CDS encoding MerR family transcriptional regulator, giving the protein MRSTGDGTAAGGPYALQGGASADPALKARVAAQAAPPREPAAGGTERIGYRGPTACAAAGITYRQLDYWARTGLVEPSVRPAYGSGSQRLYSFRDVVVLKIVKRLLDTGVSLQNIRAAVVHLRARELDDLAQMTLMSDGATVYECTSPDEVVDLLQGGQGVFGIAVGVVWRDVESALSQLHGERVDTGETLVRHNPADELAARRNRAG
- a CDS encoding DNA polymerase IV: MRGAPTILHLDMDAFYASAEQAAKPSLRGKPVIVGGLGPRGVVATASYEARVFGVHSAMAMAQARRLCPNAAFLIPRFALYRKVSDAVMTLLHTLSPLVEPLSLDEAFVDLEAGGTEPTVEAARAVAERLRADIKAATGLTGSVGLAGSKMLAKIGSEQAKPDGLVVIEPGTERDLLGPMSVRTLPGVGPATAETLRRAGIHTVAETREAGEAELVRLLGRAHGASLFLMAEGRDERPVVAERDAKSISVEDTFDVDLTDRTRVQLEIARLADRCVRRLREAGRSGRTVVIKVRRYDFSTLTRSETLRGPTDDPAVVREAAARLIDGVDTTAGVRLLGVGVSGLADYTQEDLFAQAAQAAQAAQAAQAAQAAQAAQTAQAAHEAVGDAGRPPGPERPVSVGEVVGEASEDAEKPRRWLPGSDVRHAEYGAGWVQGSGVGRVTVRFEEPWSPPGRVRTFPVGDPALQPADPLPLLRPDADADEDPEEAEGRDGRAPAPGGGAEPGPGPGQPVTSRP
- a CDS encoding PRC-barrel domain-containing protein; translated protein: MQTDIDPRTLIGRKAFDREGAKIGTVDEVYLDDATGEPEWAAVRTGLFSRDVFVPLEPSEVVGDTLRVPYDRSLIKDAPDFGVGRHLSPEQELQLYHHYGLDVTG
- the gcvP gene encoding aminomethyl-transferring glycine dehydrogenase, whose product is MTANRIALSDLESGTPFERRHIGPDGEAQAKMLAQVGFGSLDELTEAAVPDVIKSTEALDALPPARSEPEVLAELRALADRNQVLPSMIGLGYYGTHTPPVILRNVLESPAWYTAYTPYQPEISQGRLEALLNFQTVVADLTGLPTAGSSLLDEATAAAEAMALSRRVGKVKEGVFLIDAEVLPQTIAVIRTRAEPTGVEVVVADLAGGIPDGIAERGVFGVLLQYPGASGAVRDPRPVIERAHELGAVVTVAADLLALTLLTSPGELGADIAVGSSQRFGVPMGFGGPHAGFMAVRDAYARNLPGRLVGVSVDADGDKAYRLALQTREQHIRREKATSNICTAQVLLAVMAGMYAVYHGPDGLAAIARRTHRYASVLAEGLRAGGVEVVYGAFFDTLTARVPGRAAEVVAAAREAGVNLRLTDADHVGIACDETTGRAQLAAVWSAFGVDGGNGDASGIPGIEELDVSAPDALPAALLRQDGYLTHPVFYQHRSETAMLRYLRRLADRDYALDRGMIPLGSCTMKLNATTEMEPVTWPEFGALHPFAPAEQAQGYLTLIRELEERLAEVTGYDKVSLQPNAGSQGELAGLLAVRAYHRANGDTQRTVCLIPSSAHGTNAASAVMAGMKVVVVKTGQDGEVDTDDLRAKIEQYGDQLAVLMVTYPSTHGVFEEHITEICATVHDAGGQVYVDGANLNALVGLAEPGRFGGDVSHLNLHKTFCIPHGGGGPGVGPIAVREHLAPHLPNHPLQPAAGPATGVGPVSAAPWGSAGILPISWAYIRLMGAEGLRRATQVAVLGANYVAKRLEPHYPVLYTGPGGLVAHECIVDLRPLTKATGVTVDDVAKRLIDYGFHAPTMSFPVAGTLMIEPTESEDLAELDRFCQAMIAIRAEIEKVGSGEWTKEDNPLRNAPHTAASLTAEWDHPYSREEAVFPAGVSAADKYWPPVRRIDGAYGDRNLVCSCPPLESYEG
- a CDS encoding DUF5999 family protein gives rise to the protein MCQHQPPCPSADSADREAAHLVAHHPEQGWSLLCNGVLLFEDTGELLPDGRVIAPCRPLGSEHVVTAA